Proteins encoded together in one Chitinophaga sp. LS1 window:
- a CDS encoding SusC/RagA family TonB-linked outer membrane protein, giving the protein MKQTILLLFCLLTVAFLQAQDKVPITGQVRDAATNEPLVGVSIMAGAPLKAVGITDANGHFSASVLPNSPLVFRYIGYSDYRFTLKDKKELVIRLVVTENKLNETVIIGYQKKTREITTGSAVIVSGKELQDVPVSNVEQLLQGRVAGLNIQNNTGAPGARGMIQIRGLSNITVTGSGNDAFLSPTSPLYVIDGVPIDADANFEYGYQSAGPGVSPMSLIPPEDIESMEILKDAQATALYGSRGAYGVILLTTRRGSSPIPLVRYTGNFFVNTPPQLRKTIGGAAERKLRLQQIYNSGNINDIYNITTTHFLADSLNPYYNNSTNWQDVFYAATYNQTHNVNISGGDPKFNYKVDLGYYHENGVIRNTGFDRYSVNTNMLYQPNPKFRVFTSLSTQVGKRNKGDGNGLTQSGVAANASASSLLPGPSFYQSTSGVLSSLDTKNDNKTANVRASIDASYQLLKGLSLGSSVSYDYASNTEDRFTPAAAHGDFSQVYAYNDRKFTLYNRNTLSYFTSIKNNHNFFISAFNEIYSKGFQAQVIQQEKTPNDQYQGPLGYDGYASLGGGLLDNYSKQHIASFAGTFSYNYKQKYVMDLSYRMDGTSSSGFEDPYSKNPAVGVRWNFNKEGFLSEKKWLTYGSLRGSWGQNIVPSGDIFSIYGTFDPRGTYNANQRLGINYSLLPNTTLQPTATTQYNFGFEAGFFDSRLEVIFDAYYKTVKNLLRTKNLSNITGFDQITTNETSLIDYGYELTLTFRPLPRTSKVQWTVSVNAALNKDILTHLPNGARQLIEYDYTNSQHTLFRVGRNSLTNYLFKTEGVYATDNDVPVDPATGQRYRTADGTYFKAGDPIFKDVDHNYILDNNDYVAAGNSQPLITGGLQSYVNYKNWSLNLSTSYTLIRKILNNAFAERMQYLGDPYNAKAVVDVSDVDYWKPDHTNAKYPNPFDYTRYSSIKPYRYDQTLIEEDGSYWKINTITLAYLLNRKFTNRYGVNSVRTYFSCNNLITFSPYSGPNPENVSALGRDQSSGYPVPRSYNFGMNIEF; this is encoded by the coding sequence ATGAAACAAACTATACTGTTGCTTTTTTGCCTGCTGACCGTTGCTTTCCTACAGGCACAGGACAAGGTTCCCATCACCGGGCAGGTCAGGGATGCAGCTACCAATGAACCTTTGGTAGGGGTAAGTATCATGGCTGGTGCACCGCTCAAAGCAGTAGGTATCACCGATGCCAATGGGCATTTCTCTGCGAGTGTGTTGCCTAATTCCCCGCTGGTGTTCCGCTATATTGGTTATTCCGATTATCGCTTTACCCTGAAGGATAAGAAAGAACTGGTGATCCGGCTGGTGGTTACAGAAAATAAACTGAATGAAACAGTGATCATCGGTTACCAGAAAAAGACGCGTGAGATCACCACCGGTTCTGCTGTGATCGTGAGTGGAAAGGAATTGCAGGATGTACCAGTGTCGAACGTAGAACAATTGTTACAAGGCCGTGTAGCAGGTTTGAATATCCAGAATAATACCGGTGCACCTGGTGCCCGTGGTATGATCCAGATCAGAGGCCTGTCTAACATCACAGTGACAGGTAGCGGGAATGATGCCTTCCTGTCGCCTACTTCTCCTTTGTATGTGATAGATGGGGTACCAATTGATGCAGATGCAAACTTTGAATATGGATATCAGTCAGCAGGTCCCGGTGTAAGTCCCATGTCTTTGATTCCTCCTGAAGATATTGAAAGCATGGAGATCCTGAAAGATGCACAGGCCACAGCGCTGTATGGCTCCCGTGGGGCGTATGGTGTGATCCTGCTCACTACCCGCAGAGGTAGCTCGCCTATACCATTGGTGCGCTATACAGGTAACTTCTTTGTGAATACACCGCCACAGTTGCGCAAGACTATTGGTGGCGCAGCAGAGCGGAAATTACGCCTGCAGCAGATATACAATAGTGGCAATATCAATGATATCTACAACATTACTACTACCCACTTCCTGGCAGATAGTCTCAATCCTTATTATAACAATTCTACTAACTGGCAGGATGTATTTTATGCTGCTACTTACAACCAGACACACAATGTCAACATCAGTGGTGGGGATCCTAAATTCAACTACAAGGTGGATCTGGGATATTACCACGAGAATGGTGTAATCCGCAATACGGGCTTTGACCGCTACTCTGTGAATACGAATATGCTGTACCAGCCTAATCCAAAGTTCAGGGTATTCACCAGCTTATCCACACAGGTTGGCAAAAGGAACAAAGGTGATGGTAATGGACTTACACAAAGTGGGGTAGCTGCCAATGCATCTGCCTCTTCTTTGCTGCCGGGTCCTTCATTTTATCAAAGTACTTCCGGCGTATTGTCATCATTAGATACGAAGAATGATAACAAGACTGCCAATGTGAGAGCAAGTATCGATGCCAGTTACCAGTTGTTAAAAGGGCTGAGCCTGGGTTCAAGTGTGAGCTATGATTACGCCAGTAATACAGAAGACAGGTTCACGCCAGCTGCTGCTCATGGAGACTTTTCACAGGTATATGCATACAATGACCGCAAGTTTACTTTGTACAACAGGAATACGTTGTCTTACTTCACCTCTATCAAAAATAACCACAACTTCTTCATCTCTGCTTTCAATGAAATCTACAGCAAAGGATTTCAGGCGCAGGTAATACAGCAGGAGAAAACACCAAATGACCAGTATCAGGGACCATTGGGTTATGACGGCTATGCGTCACTGGGTGGTGGTTTGCTGGACAACTACAGCAAGCAGCACATTGCCAGCTTTGCAGGTACATTCTCTTACAACTACAAGCAGAAGTATGTGATGGATCTTAGCTACCGTATGGATGGTACATCCAGCAGCGGTTTTGAAGATCCTTATTCTAAAAATCCGGCAGTGGGTGTGAGATGGAACTTTAACAAAGAAGGTTTCCTCAGTGAAAAGAAATGGCTCACCTACGGCTCACTGAGAGGTAGCTGGGGACAGAACATTGTACCATCCGGCGATATCTTTTCTATCTATGGCACATTCGATCCCCGTGGTACGTACAATGCCAATCAGCGACTGGGTATCAACTATTCACTCCTGCCGAATACAACCTTACAACCCACTGCAACCACGCAATACAACTTTGGTTTTGAAGCGGGGTTCTTTGACAGTCGGTTAGAAGTGATCTTCGATGCTTATTACAAAACGGTGAAGAACCTGTTAAGAACAAAGAACCTATCTAACATCACCGGTTTTGATCAGATCACCACGAACGAAACTTCGCTCATTGACTATGGTTATGAGCTGACCCTGACCTTCCGTCCACTGCCGCGTACCAGCAAGGTACAATGGACCGTGTCTGTGAATGCTGCTCTCAATAAGGACATCCTGACCCATTTACCCAATGGCGCCAGACAACTCATTGAATATGATTATACCAACAGTCAGCATACCTTATTCCGTGTAGGTAGAAATAGTCTTACAAACTACCTGTTCAAAACAGAGGGAGTATATGCCACAGATAATGACGTGCCGGTAGATCCCGCTACGGGACAGCGTTATCGCACGGCAGATGGTACGTACTTCAAAGCAGGTGATCCTATTTTCAAAGACGTAGATCATAACTATATACTGGATAATAATGACTATGTAGCTGCGGGCAATTCACAACCGCTCATTACTGGTGGTCTGCAATCTTATGTGAACTATAAGAACTGGTCACTGAACCTCAGTACATCTTATACACTGATCCGTAAAATTCTCAACAACGCATTTGCAGAAAGAATGCAGTACCTGGGTGATCCTTACAATGCGAAGGCGGTAGTAGATGTGAGCGATGTGGATTACTGGAAACCGGATCATACAAATGCGAAGTACCCGAACCCATTTGATTATACCCGTTATTCTTCCATAAAGCCATACAGGTATGATCAGACATTGATAGAGGAGGATGGCTCTTACTGGAAAATAAACACCATTACACTGGCTTATTTACTCAACAGGAAGTTCACCAACCGCTATGGTGTGAATTCAGTGAGGACATATTTCTCCTGCAATAACCTGATCACGTTTTCGCCCTACAGCGGTCCGAACCCGGAAAACGTATCCGCGCTGGGTCGTGATCAGTCCAGTGGTTACCCCGTGCCACGCAGTTACAATTTCGGGATGAATATAGAATTCTAA
- a CDS encoding RagB/SusD family nutrient uptake outer membrane protein — MRTIMYRRIYLIACLLLITQGSCKKFLDVKALDKLSGNAFFQSASDVEDNMWDIYGLFRDVVGSCPLYAVAGEVRGGMLGYSPQKNDGNDRSFVEYAAKNDLIPLIYTPSGKDFWNIFDLANLSDWKPFYRVIQACNILQYEIGRRSIPDLSNEQKLEYQAEATFMRCLSYWTMVRLWGDVAYYTDAYHEAPLPREKMVTVMKNCIADLSGVMDNLPWTFSDPANRGARASKGAAIGLIMEMNMWNAGFDKANAQQYYKSTADLGNDLIQSAAYELLPIDQSFTIFKGRSKESLFDIVISSNYGETLSEKWNDLSELVVHYPYKRPAANHQYSFCYFRAEYLRRLYPTGVPDARIEMWFDSQMFANDGTFLFLKYNSVYEQGNDDVNVDNNLIVLRYAGAILLRAEALAEMGEDAEAIRMMNLIRDRARTTLYQGAGGTALKEAIFTERSKELMMEGHYYFDLIRTGRVTNTNWCYYALTQSQFDNGGWTWPVSTASLDNNPYMQLNNYWLR, encoded by the coding sequence ATGAGAACGATTATGTATCGCAGGATATATCTCATCGCTTGTTTACTATTGATTACCCAGGGAAGCTGTAAAAAGTTCCTGGATGTAAAGGCACTGGACAAACTGTCTGGTAATGCTTTCTTCCAGAGTGCCAGCGATGTAGAAGATAATATGTGGGATATCTATGGCCTCTTCAGAGATGTAGTCGGCTCCTGTCCCTTGTATGCAGTAGCAGGAGAGGTGAGGGGCGGTATGCTGGGTTATTCACCACAGAAGAACGATGGCAATGATCGCAGCTTTGTAGAATATGCTGCAAAAAACGATTTGATACCATTGATCTATACCCCTTCAGGCAAGGATTTCTGGAACATATTTGACCTGGCAAACCTGTCGGACTGGAAACCGTTTTACCGGGTGATACAAGCCTGTAATATCCTTCAGTACGAAATAGGGCGCCGTAGTATACCGGACCTCTCTAATGAACAGAAACTGGAATACCAGGCAGAAGCCACCTTTATGCGTTGCCTCTCTTACTGGACCATGGTACGCCTGTGGGGCGATGTCGCTTACTATACAGATGCGTATCATGAAGCACCACTACCCAGAGAAAAAATGGTCACCGTAATGAAGAATTGCATTGCTGACCTGAGTGGTGTAATGGATAACCTGCCATGGACATTTTCAGACCCTGCCAACCGTGGTGCTCGCGCCAGCAAAGGTGCCGCCATTGGTCTTATCATGGAAATGAATATGTGGAATGCAGGGTTTGATAAGGCCAATGCACAACAATACTATAAATCCACTGCCGATCTGGGAAATGACCTGATCCAGAGTGCGGCGTACGAATTGTTGCCCATAGATCAGTCCTTCACCATCTTCAAAGGTCGTAGTAAAGAAAGCCTGTTTGATATCGTGATCAGTAGTAACTATGGAGAAACCTTGTCAGAGAAATGGAATGACCTCTCAGAGCTGGTGGTGCACTATCCATATAAGCGTCCGGCTGCCAATCACCAATACAGCTTTTGCTATTTCAGGGCCGAATACCTGCGTCGGCTATATCCTACAGGCGTACCGGATGCCCGTATAGAAATGTGGTTTGACTCCCAGATGTTTGCCAACGACGGTACCTTCCTGTTCCTGAAATACAACAGTGTGTATGAGCAGGGGAATGACGATGTGAATGTGGATAACAACCTCATTGTACTCCGCTATGCAGGTGCGATCCTGCTCAGGGCAGAAGCACTTGCAGAGATGGGCGAAGATGCAGAAGCAATACGCATGATGAACCTGATCAGGGATAGAGCCAGGACTACGCTTTATCAGGGGGCTGGTGGTACCGCACTGAAGGAGGCCATCTTCACAGAAAGGTCCAAGGAACTGATGATGGAAGGGCACTATTACTTCGATCTGATAAGAACAGGCAGAGTGACGAATACAAACTGGTGTTATTACGCCCTGACACAATCCCAGTTTGACAATGGCGGATGGACCTGGCCTGTATCCACAGCTTCGCTGGATAACAACCCTTACATGCAATTAAATAATTACTGGTTAAGATAA
- a CDS encoding fasciclin domain-containing protein, with translation MLRMILFSTLILMSLFACKKDEYYQDSGTQDPHFNGNTLVYLDAVPFFFDSLAQIVRLSGMEDVFTKDTLTFFAPTDRSIKNLVELMNDNLYMYGYDTIKTLSDVPQVVWQKYLQRYMFHGANQLKDYPQIDFSLKSIYPGQDYLSWNNTTMNIGAIYTDDNGVKYVGYRQLTISYIPDLTYPYDNWNTAMVSSSNILTDNGVVHTLDKDHNYFGFDIDNFLSDMISVMQTGG, from the coding sequence ATGCTGCGAATGATTTTATTTTCTACCCTGATATTGATGAGTTTATTCGCCTGTAAAAAGGATGAATACTACCAGGACTCCGGTACACAGGATCCGCATTTCAATGGCAATACCCTGGTTTATCTGGATGCTGTACCATTTTTCTTTGATTCACTGGCGCAGATAGTGCGCCTGTCAGGCATGGAAGATGTATTTACAAAAGATACACTCACCTTCTTTGCACCCACTGACCGTAGTATCAAAAACCTCGTAGAGTTAATGAACGACAACCTCTATATGTATGGATATGATACGATCAAAACTCTTTCAGATGTACCACAGGTCGTGTGGCAAAAATATCTGCAGCGATATATGTTCCATGGTGCGAATCAATTAAAGGATTATCCACAGATTGACTTCAGTCTAAAATCTATTTATCCCGGACAGGACTATCTATCCTGGAACAATACCACGATGAATATAGGTGCGATTTATACAGATGATAATGGCGTGAAGTATGTAGGCTACCGGCAGCTCACCATTTCCTACATACCGGATCTGACCTACCCATATGATAACTGGAACACAGCGATGGTATCTTCCTCCAATATTCTCACAGATAATGGAGTCGTACATACGCTGGATAAAGATCACAATTATTTCGGTTTTGATATCGATAATTTCCTGTCCGATATGATATCCGTAATGCAAACCGGTGGATGA
- a CDS encoding DUF5008 domain-containing protein: MKILAYILTVSIALIACSKKDKVYPDPYAGGRAPLGVTLSTDAPAPSEAAVGTVITFKGSGLLSHKDSIHFNFNGEAGEIVAVDSTGIQVKVPATASTGVTSVSIGDQVFIGPVFKVKGNLDIDNTWKGVVGSSSWVNDLYRFSDGRILLIGDFLDYEHKGVVKPIGRIVLISKDGEIDRSLQSGRGSDGSLSTIGALPSGKLVVGGSFASYDIHLAEMHNITVLNANGSIDSTVVNTFEGKDTVPAFNGGTDGNISRVFVHENKITAVGSFSYYEQYVYGISDYLHERDSLVVDSIPVRNLIRFFPDGSLDSSFNYNTALHRSNDGANGPIADACMQDDGKLIIVGRFTRYNGMDAPYIARINTDGSLDQGFGGAGADNTIASIRYNATTQRFVLAGVFRKFDGVDHHGLVMLKTDGTVDPQLTPLPMATDVSYRLAQQLNNGLIVVSGYFNKYGNVHRSGFMVLNPDGSLAAGYNNTADFSGSLTKVFETTNSSGQTQTLITGLFSTFNRVQITNVVRLLFK, from the coding sequence ATGAAAATACTCGCTTATATACTGACTGTCAGCATAGCACTTATTGCCTGTAGCAAAAAAGATAAAGTCTACCCGGATCCCTATGCGGGCGGACGTGCGCCACTGGGTGTGACACTCAGTACAGATGCACCTGCTCCGTCAGAAGCAGCGGTTGGCACCGTCATTACTTTCAAAGGCAGCGGATTGCTGTCACACAAGGATAGTATTCATTTCAATTTCAATGGCGAAGCTGGTGAAATAGTCGCTGTTGATTCTACCGGCATCCAGGTAAAAGTACCTGCTACTGCAAGTACGGGGGTGACCAGTGTATCGATTGGGGATCAGGTATTTATCGGACCGGTATTCAAAGTTAAGGGCAACCTGGATATTGATAATACGTGGAAAGGGGTAGTAGGTAGCAGCAGCTGGGTGAATGATTTATACCGTTTTTCAGACGGCCGCATCCTCCTTATTGGCGACTTCCTGGATTATGAACACAAAGGTGTGGTAAAACCTATAGGTCGTATAGTGCTCATCTCCAAAGATGGTGAAATAGATCGTTCGCTGCAATCAGGCAGAGGGTCAGATGGTTCACTCAGCACGATCGGAGCCCTGCCCAGTGGCAAGCTGGTAGTGGGTGGCAGCTTTGCATCGTACGATATACACCTGGCAGAGATGCACAACATCACGGTATTGAATGCGAATGGTTCAATAGATTCTACAGTCGTAAACACATTTGAAGGGAAAGATACAGTGCCTGCATTCAATGGTGGAACAGATGGAAATATCTCAAGGGTATTTGTACATGAAAATAAGATCACTGCAGTTGGATCATTCAGTTATTATGAGCAGTACGTGTATGGAATATCTGACTATTTGCATGAGCGGGATTCGCTGGTGGTAGACAGTATTCCAGTCAGGAACCTGATACGCTTTTTCCCGGATGGGTCGCTTGATTCTTCCTTCAACTACAATACAGCCTTGCACAGAAGTAATGATGGTGCAAACGGACCTATTGCCGATGCATGCATGCAGGACGATGGCAAACTGATTATCGTAGGGCGCTTTACCCGTTACAATGGTATGGATGCTCCCTACATTGCCCGTATCAATACAGATGGCAGTCTTGATCAGGGGTTTGGTGGTGCCGGTGCAGACAATACCATCGCCAGTATCCGCTATAATGCCACTACCCAACGATTTGTACTGGCGGGTGTGTTCCGCAAATTCGACGGAGTTGATCATCATGGACTGGTCATGCTGAAAACAGATGGTACGGTCGATCCGCAACTGACGCCGTTGCCCATGGCAACTGATGTGAGTTACAGGCTGGCGCAGCAACTGAACAATGGATTGATTGTAGTAAGTGGTTATTTCAATAAGTATGGCAATGTTCACCGTAGTGGGTTCATGGTATTAAACCCTGATGGCTCGCTGGCGGCAGGCTATAACAATACCGCTGATTTTAGTGGCAGTCTGACCAAAGTATTTGAAACTACCAATTCTTCTGGTCAGACGCAGACCCTCATCACAGGGCTTTTTAGTACGTTCAACAGGGTACAGATCACCAATGTAGTAAGGTTACTCTTTAAGTAA
- a CDS encoding alkaline phosphatase family protein has product MQHRIYILLLLVGFMACNKGYDRILDKKDYNDSTGVIARTPKILFLTIDGARGESVRDAGAPNLLALSEHAIYSWNSISDTIALRSTGWADLLTGVHKEKHGVIKDDFSNNHLQAYPVFFKYIKDREPKFRIAAYSSSDSLGQYLITDADVNQTFADDDAAATQAILQELTIDTASMVFGQFSQVELAGRQYGYDVSVPEYKAAILQADENIGKIITALRQRKTYAAEDWLVIITAGNGGAYTIDPSNDDGTILSNTKVNTFTIYYSPRYAPGFLDRPYTGNRYTGKAVRLYGNTSASAVYAIVDSGKEDYNLGKDAEATIELKIKKNKTSAGDYSYTYPSVIGNNMSLDWWNNTGWNISLEVNAWGVHFGQNGAGFNMATASNISDGKWHDIAAVFVNRDNKRYLRLFTDGNFNTEADITSYGNFDTDAPLTLGYMPGNIVNNRWLDAYITEVKFWKAAIPDNIISEYVCAAELPSSHPYHDYLVGYWSCKDGYGNIFRDQSEWSHDFQIKGGYQWDDFSDLMCPSSANNLAQLVPQPVDPVRQILNWLQIAADTKWDLDGKVWVTSYVDINK; this is encoded by the coding sequence ATGCAGCACAGAATATATATCCTCCTGCTACTGGTCGGCTTCATGGCCTGCAATAAAGGCTACGACCGTATACTGGATAAGAAAGATTATAATGACAGTACCGGGGTCATAGCGCGTACCCCCAAAATATTGTTCCTCACCATCGACGGCGCGCGGGGAGAATCTGTGAGAGATGCCGGTGCACCCAACCTGTTGGCACTATCAGAGCACGCTATCTATTCCTGGAACAGCATCAGTGATACCATTGCCCTGCGCAGCACGGGATGGGCAGATCTGCTCACCGGTGTACACAAAGAAAAACATGGTGTGATAAAAGATGATTTCAGCAACAACCACCTGCAGGCATACCCTGTATTTTTCAAATATATCAAAGATAGAGAGCCTAAGTTCCGTATTGCAGCATACAGCTCCTCAGATAGCCTGGGTCAATATCTAATCACAGATGCTGACGTTAATCAAACCTTTGCGGACGATGATGCCGCCGCTACCCAGGCTATCCTGCAGGAGTTAACGATCGATACTGCCAGTATGGTATTTGGTCAGTTCTCGCAGGTAGAACTGGCAGGGCGCCAGTATGGATACGATGTGAGTGTACCCGAATATAAAGCGGCTATCTTACAGGCAGATGAAAATATCGGAAAGATCATCACTGCCCTCCGGCAACGTAAGACGTATGCTGCCGAAGACTGGCTGGTGATCATTACTGCCGGTAATGGCGGGGCTTACACCATCGATCCTTCAAATGATGATGGTACAATCCTGAGCAATACAAAGGTGAATACCTTCACAATCTATTACTCTCCCCGCTATGCGCCAGGTTTCTTAGACCGCCCATATACTGGTAACCGTTATACCGGCAAGGCAGTGCGGCTGTATGGTAATACTTCGGCCAGTGCAGTGTATGCCATTGTTGACAGCGGAAAGGAAGATTATAACTTAGGTAAAGATGCAGAAGCGACGATAGAATTAAAGATCAAAAAGAACAAGACGTCCGCAGGTGATTATTCCTATACCTATCCTTCCGTCATTGGTAACAATATGTCGCTGGACTGGTGGAACAATACCGGGTGGAACATTTCGCTGGAAGTAAATGCCTGGGGGGTACACTTTGGTCAAAACGGTGCAGGATTTAATATGGCGACAGCCAGCAATATCAGTGATGGTAAATGGCATGACATTGCCGCCGTGTTTGTAAACAGGGATAATAAGCGGTACCTCCGCCTGTTCACAGATGGTAACTTCAACACAGAAGCAGACATTACCAGCTATGGCAATTTTGATACAGATGCACCGCTTACATTAGGCTATATGCCCGGTAATATTGTGAATAACCGCTGGCTGGATGCTTATATCACAGAGGTGAAGTTCTGGAAAGCGGCGATTCCAGACAATATCATCAGTGAATATGTATGTGCGGCAGAACTGCCTTCCTCCCATCCTTACCACGATTATCTTGTGGGTTACTGGTCCTGCAAAGATGGGTATGGCAATATATTCAGAGACCAGAGTGAATGGTCGCATGACTTCCAGATCAAAGGTGGTTATCAGTGGGATGACTTCAGTGACCTGATGTGCCCAAGTAGTGCCAATAACCTTGCCCAGCTGGTGCCACAGCCGGTAGATCCTGTGCGTCAGATCCTGAACTGGTTGCAGATAGCTGCTGATACTAAATGGGACCTGGATGGAAAAGTATGGGTCACTTCCTATGTAGATATTAACAAATAA